In Staphylococcus saccharolyticus, one genomic interval encodes:
- a CDS encoding adenylosuccinate synthase, with amino-acid sequence MSSIVVVGTQWGDEGKGKITDFLAEQADVIARFSGGNNAGHTIQFGGETYKLHLVPSGTFYKDKLAVIGNGVVLDPVALLKELDGLNERGISTDNLRISNRAQVILPYHLAQDEYEERRRGDNKIGTTKKGIGPAYVDKAQRIGIRMADLLEKETFERRLKENIEYKNAYFKGMFNETCPAFDEIFDEYYAAGQRLKDYVTDTAKILDDANVADEKVLFEGAQGVMLDIDHGTYPFVTSSNPVAGNVTVGTGVGPTSVSKVIGVCKSYTSRVGDGPFPTELFDEDGHHIREVGHEYGTTTGRPRRVGWFDSVVLRHSRRVSGITDLSINSIDVLTGLDTVKICTAYELDGEKITEYPANLDQLRRCKPIFEELPGWTEDITGCRSLEELPENARNYLERISELCGVHISIFSVGPDREQTNLLEQLW; translated from the coding sequence ATGTCATCAATCGTAGTAGTTGGGACACAATGGGGAGACGAAGGTAAAGGTAAAATCACAGACTTTTTAGCAGAACAAGCAGATGTGATTGCAAGATTTTCAGGCGGTAACAACGCAGGACACACCATTCAATTTGGTGGAGAAACATACAAGTTACACTTAGTACCATCAGGTACTTTTTATAAAGACAAATTAGCAGTCATCGGTAATGGTGTAGTATTAGATCCAGTCGCATTATTGAAAGAATTAGATGGATTAAATGAACGAGGTATTTCAACTGACAATTTACGCATCTCAAACCGTGCACAAGTCATTTTACCTTATCACCTAGCTCAAGACGAATATGAAGAACGTCGTCGTGGAGATAATAAAATCGGTACGACGAAAAAAGGTATCGGCCCGGCATACGTAGATAAAGCACAACGTATCGGTATTCGTATGGCGGACTTATTAGAAAAGGAAACATTCGAACGCCGACTCAAAGAAAATATTGAATATAAAAACGCATACTTTAAAGGTATGTTTAATGAAACTTGCCCAGCATTTGATGAAATCTTTGACGAATACTATGCAGCTGGTCAACGTTTAAAAGACTATGTGACAGATACAGCTAAAATTTTAGACGATGCAAATGTTGCTGATGAAAAGGTATTATTCGAAGGTGCACAAGGTGTGATGTTAGACATCGACCACGGTACATATCCATTCGTAACATCAAGTAACCCAGTGGCTGGTAACGTCACTGTTGGTACAGGTGTAGGTCCTACATCAGTGTCTAAAGTGATTGGTGTATGTAAATCGTATACATCTCGTGTTGGTGACGGTCCATTCCCTACTGAGCTCTTTGATGAAGACGGCCATCACATCAGAGAAGTTGGTCATGAATATGGTACAACAACTGGACGTCCACGCCGTGTAGGTTGGTTTGACTCAGTCGTATTACGTCATTCACGTCGTGTAAGTGGTATCACAGATCTTTCTATCAACTCAATCGATGTCTTAACAGGATTAGATACAGTTAAGATTTGTACTGCTTACGAATTAGATGGTGAAAAAATCACTGAATACCCAGCAAACCTAGATCAATTAAGACGTTGTAAACCTATCTTCGAAGAACTTCCAGGTTGGACTGAAGACATTACAGGTTGTCGTAGTTTAGAAGAACTTCCTGAAAATGCACGTAACTACTTAGAACGCATTTCAGAATTATGTGGCGTACACATTTCAATCTTCTCAGTTGGTCCTGACCGTGAACAAACAAACTTATTAGAACAACTGTGGTAA
- a CDS encoding DHH family phosphoesterase: protein MNRQSTKKALLIPFILLVLTAIALVIVWLIFNQIVAGIASAILLVMIIVSGVLMRQAFLKMDNYVDDLSGHISTSSNKAIKHLPIGMIVLDEDNHIEWMNQFVSEHIETNVISENVNEVFPNILKQLEKVQEVEIENNNYYYHVRYSEHEHCLYFFDITETVHTYELYEDSKPIIATLFLDNYDEITQNMNDTQRSEINSMVTRVISRWAQEYNIYFKRYNSDQFVAYLNQKILEELEDSNFDILSQLREKSVGYRAQLTLSIGVGEGTENLIDLGDLSQSGLDLALGRGGDQVAIKNMNGNVRFYGGKTDPMEKRTRVRARVISHALKDILTEGDKVIIMGHQRPDLDAVGAAIGVSRFASMNNLEAFIVLNDSDIDPTLRRVMDEIDKKPELKERFVTSDEAWDMMTSKTTVVVVDTHKPEMVLDENVLNKANRKVVIDHHRRGESFISNPLLVYMEPYASSTAELVTELLEYQPTEQRLTRLESTVMYAGIIVDTRNFTLRTGSRTFDAASYLRAHGADTILTQHFLKDDVDTYINRSELMRTVKIQDQGVAIAHGSDDKIYHPVTVAQAADELLSLEGIEASYVVAKREDNLIGISARSLGSINVQLTMEALGGGGHLTNAATQIKDVTIDEAIEQLQQAITEQMSRSEDA, encoded by the coding sequence ATGAACCGTCAATCCACTAAAAAAGCTTTGCTCATACCATTTATATTATTGGTACTCACTGCCATTGCGTTAGTCATCGTGTGGTTAATTTTTAACCAAATCGTCGCAGGTATTGCATCGGCAATTCTCCTCGTAATGATTATCGTTAGTGGCGTGTTAATGAGACAAGCGTTTCTCAAAATGGATAATTATGTGGATGATTTAAGTGGTCATATCTCGACAAGTAGTAATAAAGCAATCAAGCACTTGCCAATCGGGATGATAGTGTTAGATGAAGATAATCATATTGAGTGGATGAACCAGTTCGTGTCAGAACATATTGAAACAAATGTGATTTCTGAAAATGTTAATGAAGTCTTCCCTAACATATTAAAACAATTAGAGAAAGTTCAAGAAGTAGAAATAGAAAATAACAACTATTATTATCACGTTCGTTATTCAGAACATGAACATTGTTTATACTTCTTCGATATAACTGAAACTGTACATACTTATGAGTTGTATGAAGATTCTAAACCAATCATCGCAACGTTATTCTTAGATAACTACGATGAAATCACGCAAAATATGAACGATACACAACGTTCAGAAATTAATTCAATGGTGACACGTGTCATCAGTCGCTGGGCTCAAGAGTATAACATTTATTTCAAGCGTTATAATTCTGATCAGTTTGTCGCATATCTCAATCAAAAGATTTTAGAGGAACTTGAAGACTCTAACTTCGATATTTTAAGTCAATTAAGAGAGAAAAGTGTGGGTTATCGTGCACAATTAACACTAAGTATTGGTGTGGGTGAAGGTACTGAGAACCTTATTGATCTCGGTGATTTGTCACAATCTGGTTTAGACTTAGCGTTAGGTCGTGGTGGTGACCAAGTCGCAATTAAGAATATGAATGGTAACGTGAGATTCTATGGTGGTAAAACGGACCCTATGGAAAAGCGTACACGTGTACGTGCCCGTGTTATTTCTCATGCTTTGAAAGATATTCTTACTGAAGGCGACAAAGTCATTATTATGGGACATCAACGACCTGATTTGGATGCTGTTGGTGCAGCAATTGGGGTATCACGCTTTGCATCAATGAACAACCTAGAAGCCTTTATCGTTCTTAATGATTCTGATATCGATCCAACATTACGTCGAGTAATGGATGAAATTGATAAGAAACCTGAATTAAAAGAACGTTTCGTTACATCTGATGAGGCTTGGGATATGATGACATCTAAGACAACGGTTGTTGTCGTCGATACACATAAACCTGAAATGGTCTTAGATGAAAATGTTTTAAATAAAGCAAACCGTAAAGTGGTTATCGATCATCACAGACGTGGTGAAAGCTTTATTTCCAACCCATTATTGGTTTATATGGAACCATATGCAAGCTCAACTGCTGAGCTCGTAACAGAATTATTAGAATATCAACCAACTGAACAAAGACTCACGCGTTTAGAATCTACAGTGATGTATGCAGGTATTATAGTAGATACTAGAAACTTCACATTAAGAACAGGTTCAAGAACATTTGATGCAGCAAGCTATCTACGTGCGCATGGTGCAGACACAATATTAACTCAGCATTTCTTAAAAGATGATGTTGATACGTATATCAATCGTTCAGAATTGATGCGCACAGTTAAGATACAAGATCAAGGCGTAGCTATTGCACATGGTTCGGATGACAAAATCTATCATCCAGTTACGGTTGCACAAGCTGCTGATGAGTTGTTAAGTTTAGAAGGTATCGAAGCATCTTATGTCGTAGCTAAACGTGAAGATAACCTTATTGGTATCTCTGCACGTTCATTAGGTTCTATTAATGTTCAATTAACGATGGAAGCTTTAGGTGGTGGGGGTCACCTCACAAATGCTGCGACGCAAATTAAAGATGTCACAATAGATGAAGCTATTGAACAATTACAACAAGCAATTACAGAACAAATGAGTAGGAGTGAAGACGCATGA
- the dnaB gene encoding replicative DNA helicase, with product MDGMYEQNRMPHSNEAEQSVLGAIIIDPELINTTQEVLLPESFYRGAHQHIFRAMMHLNEDNKDIDVVTLMDQLSSEGNLSEAGGPQYLAELSTSVPTTRNVQYYTDIVFKHALKRKLIQTADSIANDGYNDELELDTILSDAERRILELSSTRESDGFKDIRDVLGQVYETAEELDQNSGQTPGIPTGYRDLDQMTAGFNRNDLIILAARPSVGKTAFALNIAQKVATHEDMFTIGIFSLEMGADQLATRMICSSGNVDSNRLRTGTMTEEDWNRFTIAVGKLSRTKIFIDDTPGIRITDLRSKCRRLKQEHGLDMIVIDYLQLIQGSGSRLSDNRQQEVSEISRTLKAIARELECSVIALSQLSRGVEQRQDKRPMMSDIRESGSIEQDADIVAFLYRDDYYNRGEGDEDDDDAGFEPQTNDDNGEIEIIIAKQRNGPTGTVKLHFMKQYNKFTDIDYAHAEMS from the coding sequence ATGGATGGAATGTATGAGCAAAATCGAATGCCACATAGCAATGAAGCTGAACAATCTGTCTTAGGTGCCATTATTATAGATCCAGAACTCATTAACACAACTCAGGAAGTACTGCTTCCTGAGTCGTTTTATAGAGGTGCTCACCAACATATTTTCCGAGCAATGATGCATCTCAATGAAGACAACAAAGATATTGATGTTGTTACATTGATGGATCAGTTATCTAGTGAAGGAAATTTAAGCGAAGCTGGTGGTCCTCAATATCTTGCAGAACTATCGACAAGTGTTCCAACAACGCGTAATGTTCAATATTACACGGATATCGTATTTAAACATGCGCTCAAACGTAAATTGATTCAAACTGCCGATAGCATCGCGAATGATGGCTATAATGATGAATTAGAATTAGATACAATTTTAAGTGATGCCGAACGACGTATTCTTGAACTATCCTCTACACGCGAGAGTGATGGTTTTAAAGATATTAGAGATGTTCTAGGACAAGTATATGAAACTGCTGAAGAGCTCGATCAAAATAGTGGTCAAACACCTGGGATACCAACGGGTTATCGAGATCTTGACCAAATGACTGCAGGTTTCAACCGCAATGATTTAATTATTTTAGCGGCAAGGCCATCAGTAGGTAAGACTGCCTTCGCGCTTAATATTGCGCAAAAGGTAGCCACACATGAAGATATGTTTACCATAGGCATCTTCTCACTTGAGATGGGTGCTGATCAACTTGCTACACGTATGATTTGTAGTTCAGGTAACGTAGATTCTAACCGCTTAAGAACGGGTACAATGACAGAAGAAGACTGGAATCGCTTTACAATTGCAGTTGGTAAACTGTCTCGAACTAAAATATTCATAGACGATACACCAGGGATTCGTATTACCGATTTACGGTCTAAATGTCGACGTTTGAAACAAGAACATGGTCTCGACATGATAGTGATTGACTACCTCCAATTGATACAAGGAAGCGGTTCACGTCTTTCTGATAATCGTCAACAAGAAGTTTCTGAGATTTCACGTACCTTAAAGGCAATTGCACGTGAGTTAGAATGTTCAGTTATTGCACTGAGTCAGTTATCACGTGGTGTGGAACAACGTCAGGACAAACGTCCGATGATGAGTGATATTCGTGAATCTGGGTCAATTGAACAAGATGCTGATATCGTTGCCTTTTTATATCGTGATGATTATTATAATCGTGGTGAAGGTGATGAGGATGACGATGATGCAGGTTTTGAACCACAAACGAATGATGATAATGGAGAAATTGAAATCATCATTGCTAAACAACGTAATGGTCCAACTGGTACAGTGAAGCTTCACTTTATGAAACAATACAATAAATTTACCGACATTGATTATGCTCATGCAGAAATGTCATAA
- the walK gene encoding cell wall metabolism sensor histidine kinase WalK — protein sequence MKWLKQLQSLHTKLVIVYVLLIIIGMQIIGLYFTNSLEKELLDNFKKNITQYAKQLDVNIEKVYKDNDKGTVNAQKDIQNLLSEYANRQEIGEIRFIDKDQIIVATTKQSNHGLINQKANDGSIQKALSLGQTNNHLVLKDYGNGKERVWVYNIPVKVDKQTIGDIYIESKINDVYNQLNNINQIFIVGTAISLFITVILGFFIARTITKPITDMRNQTVEMSKGNYTQRVKIYGNDEIGELALAFNNLSKRVQEAQANTESEKRRLVSVITHMSDGILATDRRGRVRIANDMALKMLGLAKEDVIGYYMLGVLNLENEFSLDEIQENNDSFLLDINEEERIIARVNFSTIVQETGFVTGYIAVLHDVTEQQQVERERREFVANVSHELRTPLTSMNSYIEALEEGAWQDKELAPSFLSVTREETERMIRLVNDLLQLSKMDNESDQIIKEIIDFNMFINKIINRHEMAAKDTTFVREIPQQTIFAEIDPDKMTQVFDNVITNAMKYSRGDKRVEFHVKQNALYNRMTIRIKDNGIGIPINKVDKIFDRFYRVDKARTRKMGGTGLGLAISKEIVEAHNGRIWANSVEGQGTSIFITLPCEIIEEGDWDE from the coding sequence ATGAAGTGGCTTAAACAATTACAATCCCTTCACACTAAACTCGTTATTGTTTATGTATTACTCATCATTATTGGTATGCAAATCATTGGTTTGTATTTTACCAATAGTTTAGAAAAAGAATTACTCGATAACTTCAAAAAGAATATAACGCAATACGCAAAGCAATTAGATGTCAATATAGAAAAGGTATATAAAGATAATGACAAAGGTACGGTGAACGCTCAAAAGGATATTCAAAACCTTTTGAGTGAATATGCCAACCGCCAAGAAATTGGGGAAATACGTTTTATTGATAAAGACCAAATCATCGTGGCAACAACCAAGCAGTCTAACCACGGTCTTATTAATCAAAAAGCAAACGATGGCTCCATCCAAAAGGCATTATCGCTAGGACAAACCAATAACCACCTGGTCCTCAAAGACTATGGTAACGGTAAAGAACGTGTCTGGGTTTATAACATACCAGTTAAAGTCGATAAACAGACAATCGGTGATATTTACATAGAATCGAAAATTAACGATGTATATAATCAGTTAAACAATATCAACCAAATATTTATCGTAGGTACAGCGATATCTCTATTCATCACGGTAATTCTAGGGTTCTTCATCGCCCGAACGATTACGAAGCCAATTACCGACATGCGTAACCAAACCGTCGAGATGTCTAAAGGGAACTATACGCAACGCGTGAAGATTTACGGTAATGACGAAATCGGTGAGCTCGCACTTGCCTTCAACAATCTGTCTAAACGTGTTCAAGAAGCCCAAGCGAATACTGAAAGTGAGAAACGACGCTTAGTTTCTGTTATCACGCACATGAGTGACGGTATCCTTGCCACAGACCGTCGTGGACGCGTGCGTATCGCTAACGATATGGCACTTAAGATGCTTGGTCTGGCGAAAGAGGATGTTATCGGTTATTACATGCTTGGCGTACTTAATTTGGAAAATGAATTCTCATTAGATGAAATCCAAGAAAATAATGATTCCTTCCTATTAGATATTAATGAAGAAGAGCGAATTATTGCACGTGTTAACTTTAGTACGATTGTGCAAGAAACTGGTTTCGTCACAGGTTACATTGCCGTATTACATGATGTTACAGAACAACAACAAGTTGAGCGTGAACGTCGTGAATTCGTTGCCAATGTTTCACACGAATTACGTACACCACTGACATCTATGAACAGTTACATTGAAGCCCTTGAAGAAGGCGCTTGGCAAGATAAAGAACTTGCGCCATCCTTCTTATCAGTAACAAGAGAAGAAACAGAACGTATGATTCGACTAGTGAATGACTTGCTACAATTATCTAAAATGGATAACGAATCAGATCAAATTATAAAAGAAATTATCGACTTCAATATGTTTATCAACAAAATCATCAATCGTCATGAAATGGCAGCGAAAGATACAACATTTGTACGTGAAATTCCACAACAAACAATCTTTGCTGAAATTGATCCAGATAAGATGACGCAAGTATTTGATAACGTCATTACCAACGCGATGAAATATTCACGTGGCGATAAACGTGTCGAGTTTCATGTGAAACAAAATGCACTTTACAATAGAATGACCATTCGTATAAAAGATAATGGTATTGGTATTCCAATTAATAAAGTAGATAAAATCTTTGATAGATTCTACCGTGTCGACAAGGCACGTACACGTAAGATGGGTGGTACAGGACTCGGTCTAGCGATTTCTAAAGAGATTGTCGAAGCACATAATGGACGTATTTGGGCTAACAGCGTAGAAGGACAAGGTACCTCAATCTTTATTACACTTCCTTGCGAAATCATTGAAGAAGGTGATTGGGATGAATAA
- the metX gene encoding homoserine O-acetyltransferase MetX, whose protein sequence is MTNYKVHTLELGAFTTESGEIINNLKLRYVHVGYTGQPLVVVCHALTGNHLTYGTDNHHGWWCEIIDGGYIPCHDYQFLTFNVIGSPFGSSSKKIDPKFPEQLTLRDNVKAIKKGIQALGYRKINILIGGSLGGMQVMEMLYNNKFQVDKAIILAATDKMSSYSRAFNEIARQAIHLGGKEGLSIARQLGFLTYRSSKSYDQSFTPDEVVSYQQHQGNKFKEYFDLNCYLTLLDVLDSHNIDRGRDDVDKVFQFLETKVLTMCFIDDLLYPDDQVRAVGERFKYHRHFFVPDNVGHDGFLLNFNDWAPNLYHFLNLKQFRRK, encoded by the coding sequence ATGACCAATTATAAAGTACATACGTTAGAATTAGGTGCATTTACAACTGAATCAGGTGAAATCATCAACAATTTAAAACTACGTTATGTGCATGTAGGATACACAGGTCAACCTCTAGTAGTTGTTTGTCATGCGTTAACCGGCAATCATTTAACATATGGAACAGATAATCATCATGGTTGGTGGTGTGAAATTATTGATGGTGGCTACATTCCATGTCATGACTATCAATTTCTGACTTTTAATGTCATAGGAAGTCCATTTGGATCGAGTTCCAAAAAGATTGATCCTAAATTTCCAGAGCAACTAACTTTACGCGATAACGTTAAAGCAATAAAGAAAGGCATTCAAGCACTTGGCTATAGAAAGATTAATATTCTTATAGGAGGAAGTCTTGGAGGTATGCAAGTCATGGAAATGCTATATAATAATAAATTTCAAGTCGATAAAGCTATTATCCTTGCTGCCACAGATAAAATGTCATCTTATAGTCGAGCTTTTAATGAAATAGCACGCCAAGCTATTCACCTTGGTGGGAAAGAAGGTTTGAGTATCGCTCGTCAACTTGGCTTCTTAACGTATCGCTCCTCTAAAAGCTATGATCAAAGTTTTACACCTGATGAGGTTGTAAGTTATCAGCAACATCAAGGTAATAAATTTAAAGAATACTTCGATTTAAATTGTTATTTAACACTACTAGACGTCTTAGATAGTCACAATATTGATCGAGGAAGAGATGATGTAGATAAAGTCTTTCAATTTTTAGAAACCAAGGTGTTAACAATGTGCTTTATTGATGATTTACTCTATCCAGATGATCAAGTGAGAGCTGTCGGTGAAAGATTTAAATATCATCGTCATTTCTTTGTGCCTGACAATGTCGGACACGATGGTTTTTTACTTAACTTTAATGATTGGGCACCTAATTTGTATCATTTCTTAAATTTGAAGCAATTCCGACGAAAATAA
- a CDS encoding YybS family protein encodes MGVACVFSKIQPKATILAIISLVIVALVTHVLPVLGLILCLIATIPGVVIWNCSIQSFGISALVTVILTTLLGNTFVLSTMVLLLILSAITGQLLKEKASKERILYVSTTSLSLISLIGWMLLQTFEKIPKAAVLIKPFKDEIHDVILSSGLDSNYRQILEESFRQMTVQLPSYLIIVIFLFILINLIITFPILRKFKVATPIFKPLFAWQMSRTLLWVYLIVLICVMFANEPSIFQSIVLNFEVVLSLVMYIQGLSVIHFFGKAKKWPSFLTIMLMVVGTLISPATHIVGLLGVIDLCINLKRMIKK; translated from the coding sequence ATGGGAGTGGCGTGTGTGTTTTCAAAAATACAACCTAAAGCAACTATTTTAGCAATTATTTCATTAGTGATAGTCGCTTTAGTAACACATGTATTACCTGTTCTCGGCTTAATTTTATGTTTAATTGCAACGATTCCAGGAGTAGTAATTTGGAACTGTTCTATACAATCATTTGGAATTAGTGCATTAGTAACAGTTATTTTAACAACGTTATTAGGTAATACATTTGTCTTAAGTACGATGGTTTTACTATTAATTTTAAGTGCAATCACCGGACAATTACTTAAGGAAAAAGCATCAAAAGAAAGAATTTTATATGTTTCAACGACATCACTAAGTTTAATTTCACTTATTGGATGGATGTTATTACAAACATTCGAAAAAATTCCGAAAGCAGCCGTATTAATTAAGCCATTCAAAGATGAAATACATGATGTCATTTTATCTAGTGGATTAGATTCAAACTATAGACAGATTCTTGAGGAAAGTTTCCGACAAATGACGGTCCAACTCCCTAGTTATCTAATTATAGTCATTTTCCTTTTTATCTTAATTAATCTGATTATTACATTTCCAATCTTACGAAAATTTAAAGTAGCAACACCTATATTTAAACCTTTATTCGCATGGCAAATGAGCCGTACTTTATTATGGGTTTATCTTATAGTTCTTATATGTGTGATGTTTGCAAATGAACCAAGTATATTTCAAAGCATCGTTTTAAACTTTGAAGTTGTGTTATCATTAGTGATGTACATCCAAGGTTTAAGCGTCATTCATTTCTTTGGGAAAGCCAAAAAATGGCCAAGCTTCTTAACGATTATGTTAATGGTAGTGGGAACGCTCATTTCACCAGCAACTCATATCGTTGGTTTACTTGGAGTTATTGATTTATGTATTAATTTAAAACGAATGATAAAAAAATGA
- a CDS encoding AzlC family ABC transporter permease, which translates to MTHLTFKQGVRECIPTLFGYAGVGLSFGIVAASQKFSLLEIMLLCLIIYAGAAQFIVCTLMMAGTPTSAIVLTTLIVNSRMFLLSMTLAPNYKKYGFWNRVGLGTLLTDETFGVAIMPYVKGEKINDRWLHGLNITAYLFWTVSCVAGALFGKYITNPDALGLDFAITAMFIFLGISQFETIKKSRFRIYTVLIVCVIVMMLLLSLVMHSYVAILIAATVAATLGVVMER; encoded by the coding sequence ATGACTCACCTTACTTTTAAACAAGGTGTGAGGGAGTGTATTCCTACATTATTTGGATATGCAGGCGTAGGATTATCCTTTGGAATTGTTGCAGCCTCACAAAAGTTCAGCCTTCTAGAAATTATGTTACTATGTCTCATTATTTACGCAGGTGCAGCTCAATTTATCGTTTGTACGTTAATGATGGCAGGTACACCTACATCAGCAATCGTGCTTACGACACTTATCGTTAACTCTCGAATGTTTCTACTAAGTATGACCTTAGCGCCTAATTATAAAAAGTATGGATTCTGGAATAGGGTAGGGCTTGGGACATTATTAACAGATGAAACTTTTGGAGTAGCAATAATGCCATACGTTAAAGGCGAAAAGATTAATGATCGATGGCTTCATGGATTAAATATTACTGCCTACCTATTTTGGACTGTTTCTTGTGTGGCTGGTGCACTTTTCGGCAAATATATTACAAATCCAGATGCCCTTGGTCTCGACTTTGCCATCACTGCAATGTTTATTTTCTTAGGTATATCTCAATTTGAAACAATTAAAAAATCTAGGTTTCGAATATACACTGTATTAATTGTATGCGTTATTGTAATGATGCTTCTTTTAAGTTTAGTCATGCACTCATATGTCGCAATATTAATAGCCGCAACAGTAGCTGCAACATTAGGGGTGGTGATGGAAAGATGA
- the yycF gene encoding response regulator YycF, whose product MARKVVVVDDEKPIADILEFNLKKEGYEVFCAYDGNDAVDLIYEEEPDIVLLDIMLPGRDGMEVCREVRKKFEMPIIMLTAKDSEIDKVLGLELGADDYVTKPFSTRELIARVKANLRRHYSQPAQEVSGATNEITIKDIVIYPDAYSIKKRGEDIELTHREFELFHYLSKHMGQVMTREHLLQTVWGYDYFGDVRTVDVTIRRLREKIEDDPSHPEYIVTRRGVGYFLQQHD is encoded by the coding sequence ATGGCTAGAAAAGTTGTTGTAGTTGACGATGAAAAACCAATTGCTGATATTTTGGAGTTCAATTTAAAGAAAGAAGGATATGAAGTCTTTTGCGCATATGATGGTAATGACGCAGTAGATTTAATCTATGAAGAAGAACCAGATATTGTCTTATTAGACATCATGTTACCAGGTAGAGACGGCATGGAAGTGTGTCGTGAAGTACGTAAAAAATTTGAAATGCCAATTATTATGTTAACAGCTAAAGACTCAGAAATTGATAAAGTATTAGGTCTAGAATTAGGAGCAGATGATTACGTGACGAAACCATTTAGTACACGTGAATTGATTGCACGTGTTAAAGCAAACTTACGTCGTCATTATTCTCAACCAGCACAAGAAGTCAGTGGTGCTACCAATGAAATTACAATCAAAGATATTGTTATTTATCCAGATGCATACTCAATTAAAAAGCGTGGGGAAGATATCGAATTAACGCATCGTGAATTCGAACTATTCCATTACCTTTCTAAACATATGGGTCAAGTCATGACACGTGAACATTTATTACAAACAGTGTGGGGTTATGATTATTTCGGTGACGTACGTACAGTAGATGTAACGATTCGTCGTTTGCGAGAAAAAATTGAAGACGATCCTTCGCATCCTGAATATATTGTGACACGTAGAGGCGTTGGATATTTCCTCCAACAACACGATTAG
- the rplI gene encoding 50S ribosomal protein L9 has protein sequence MKVIFTQDVKGKGKKGEVKDVPVGYANNFLLKNNYAVEATPGNLKQLEQQNKRAAADRQQEIDDAKALKERLANIEVEVSAKTGEGGKLFGSVSTKQIAEALKKQHDIKIDKRKMDLPQGIRALGYTNVPVKLDKEVEGTIRVHTVEQ, from the coding sequence ATGAAAGTAATTTTCACACAAGACGTTAAGGGTAAAGGTAAAAAAGGCGAAGTTAAAGATGTGCCAGTAGGTTATGCAAATAACTTCTTACTAAAAAACAATTATGCTGTAGAGGCAACTCCTGGTAACTTAAAACAATTAGAACAACAAAATAAACGTGCAGCAGCAGATAGACAACAAGAAATAGATGATGCTAAAGCACTTAAAGAACGATTAGCTAACATTGAAGTTGAAGTATCAGCTAAAACAGGTGAAGGTGGCAAATTATTTGGTTCTGTTAGTACGAAACAAATTGCCGAAGCATTAAAAAAGCAACATGATATTAAAATCGACAAACGTAAAATGGATTTACCACAAGGTATTCGTGCTTTAGGTTATACAAACGTACCTGTTAAATTAGATAAAGAAGTTGAAGGTACAATTAGAGTTCATACAGTAGAACAATAA